A window of Zingiber officinale cultivar Zhangliang chromosome 5A, Zo_v1.1, whole genome shotgun sequence contains these coding sequences:
- the LOC121981098 gene encoding 3-ketoacyl-CoA synthase 4-like — protein sequence MEAERLHGQSRRLPDFLQSVNLKYVKLGYHYLITHLFTLLLVPLMAAILLEAARTDPDELRYLWIHLQYNLVSVLVCLVFLVFGTTVYVMSRPRPVYLVDYACYRPPSELKAPFNRFMEHSQLHGGFNESALEFQRRILERSGLGQDTCLPIALHYLPPRPSMAAAREEAEQVMFGALDTLFRNTGVKPKDIGILIVNCSLFNPTPSLSAMIVNRYKLRGNIRSFNLGGMGCSAGVIAIDLARDLLQVHHATYAVVVSTENITQNWYFGNRKAMLIPNCLFRVGAAAVLLSNRSADRRRAKYKLVHVVRTHRGADDKAFRCVYQEQDEAGKVGVSLSKDLMAIAGEALKINITTLGPLVLPVSEQLLFFATLVAKKLFNGKVKPYIPDFKLAFDHFCIHAGGRAVIDELEKNLDLRPDHVEASRMTLHRFGNTSSSSIWYELAYTEAKGRMRRGHRVWQIAFGSGFKCNSAVWQAVRHVKPSPQSPWEDCIDSYPVEIIDGFPQQEKKESL from the coding sequence ATGGAGGCGGAGCGACTGCACGGGCAGAGCCGGCGGCTGCCGGATTTCTTGCAGAGCGTCAATCTAAAGTACGTGAAGTTGGGATACCACTACTTGATCACTCACTTGTTCACCCTGTTGCTGGTCCCGCTGATGGCGGCGATCCTGCTGGAGGCGGCGCGGACCGATCCGGATGAGCTCCGCTACCTCTGGATCCACCTCCAGTACAACCTCGTGAGCGTGCTGGTGTGTTTGGTCTTCCTCGTCTTCGGCACCACCGTTTACGTTATGAGCCGGCCGAGGCCGGTCTACCTCGTCGACTACGCTTGCTACCGGCCGCCGTCGGAACTGAAGGCGCCGTTCAACCGGTTCATGGAGCACTCGCAGCTCCATGGCGGGTTCAACGAGTCGGCGCTCGAGTTCCAGCGGCGGATCCTGGAGCGCTCCGGCCTCGGGCAGGACACCTGCTTGCCCATCGCGCTGCACTACTTGCCGCCCCGCCCCTCCATGGCCGCCGCCCGCGAGGAGGCTGAGCAGGTCATGTTCGGCGCGCTGGATACACTCTTCCGGAACACCGGCGTAAAGCCAAAGGACATCGGCATCCTCATCGTCAATTGCAGCCTCTTCAATCCCACCCCGTCCCTCTCCGCTATGATCGTCAACCGCTACAAGCTCCGCGGCAACATCCGGAGTTTCAACCTCGGCGGCATGGGCTGCAGCGCCGGCGTCATCGCCATCGACCTCGCCCGTGACCTCCTCCAGGTCCACCACGCCACCTATGCGGTCGTGGTCAGCACTGAGAACATCACCCAAAATTGGTACTTTGGCAATCGCAAGGCGATGTTGATCCCCAACTGCCTCTTCCGCGTCGGCGCCGCCGCCGTGCTGCTCTCCAACCGCTCTGCCGATCGCCGGCGCGCCAAGTACAAGCTCGTGCACGTCGTCCGCACCCACCGCGGCGCCGACGACAAGGCCTTCCGCTGCGTGTACCAGGAGCAGGACGAGGCAGGCAAAGTCGGCGTGTCGCTGTCCAAGGACCTCATGGCTATCGCCGGTGAGGCCCTCAAGATCAACATCACCACTCTCGGCCCGCTCGTGCTCCCTGTCAGCGAACAGCTCCTCTTCTTCGCAACCCTCGTCGCCAAGAAACTATTCAACGGAAAGGTGAAACCTTACATCCCGGACTTCAAGCTCGCCTTCGACCACTTCTGCATCCACGCCGGAGGCCGGGCTGTGATCGACGAGCTGGAGAAGAATCTCGACCTCCGCCCTGACCATGTGGAGGCTTCCCGGATGACCCTCCACCGCTTCGGCAACACCTCCTCCAGCTCCATCTGGTACGAGCTCGCGTACACAGAGGCCAAGGGGAGGATGCGCAGAGGCCACCGCGTCTGGCAGATTGCCTTCGGCAGCGGCTTCAAGTGTAACAGCGCCGTGTGGCAGGCGGTTCGACATGTGAAGCCTTCTCCACAAAGTCCATGGGAGGACTGTATCGACAGCTACCCTGTTGAAATCATCGATGGCTTTCCTCAACAAGAGAAAAAGGAGTCACTTTGA
- the LOC121981097 gene encoding putative leucine-rich repeat receptor-like serine/threonine-protein kinase At2g14440 has protein sequence MSLSVLLLLLWWRLLIATSLRAAPPLAGGYFINCGASQEETIGSVQWIPDQGFTNAGNVSAIATPGLVPFLSTVRYFPDASARKYCFVIPVTKGAKYLIRSTYYYGGFDGGQKPPVFDQIIDGTKWCTVNTAANYDSGMSAYYEIVVAAQGRTVSFCLARNEQTTGSPFISALELVNLGDSMYNGTDFGKYALSTVARNRFGQDGDIISYPEDAYSRYWEAFTDSNPMVECHSNITSSEFWNHPPEAALQQALTTSRGKQLVVQWPSVALPAAVYYVALYFQDNRTPSPYSWRVFDVTLNGHDFFRSLNVSTDGVMVFGAQWSLSGKVEIVMSPSNDSPVGPVINAGEIFQVVPFGDRTLTREVIAMEELARSLKNPPPDWTGDPCLPREHSWTGVLCSQDSTNRVVALNLTNFGLSGTLPNSIDNLTALANIWLSGNKLYGPIPKLSSLKNLVSLHLQDNEFSGPIPSSLGELPSIKEIYLQNNQLTGPVPDDLKKKTGVDIKIQPGNQIQ, from the exons ATGTCCCTCtccgtcctcctcctcctcctctggtgGCGCCTCCTCATTGCGACGTCGCTCCGTGCCGCTCCTCCACTTGCCGGAG GTTATTTCATCAACTGCGGCGCATCCCAAGAGGAGACGATCGGAAGCGTGCAATGGATCCCCGACCAAGGTTTCACCAACGCCGGCAACGTCTCCGCCATCGCCACCCCCGGCCTCGTCCCCTTTCTATCCACCGTCCGGTACTTCCCTGACGCTTCCGCCCGCAAGTATTGTTTCGTGATCCCCGTGACCAAAGGAGCCAAGTACTTGATCCGATCCACCTACTACTACGGAGGATTCGATGGGGGCCAGAAGCCGCCGGTGTTCGACCAGATCATCGACGGCACCAAGTGGTGCACAGTGAACACCGCCGCGAACTACGACAGCGGGATGAGCGCTTACTACGAGATCGTGGTGGCGGCGCAGGGGAGGACGGTGAGCTTTTGCCTGGCGAGGAATGAGCAGACGACGGGCAGTCCCTTCATCTCGGCGCTGGAGCTGGTGAACTTGGGGGATTCAATGTACAACGGGACCGATTTTGGGAAGTACGCGCTGAGTACGGTGGCGCGGAACCGATTCGGGCAGGACGGCGATATCATTAG CTATCCAGAGGATGCATACAGCCGATACTGGGAGGCCTTCACGGATTCCAACCCCATGGTCGAATGCCACTCTAACATTACCTCGTCGGAGTTCTGGAACCACCCGCCGGAGGCCGCCCTACAGCAAGCTCTCACCACGAGCCGGGGGAAGCAGCTGGTGGTGCAATGGCCATCGGTGGCATTGCCGGCTGCCGTATACTACGTTGCGCTCTACTTCCAGGATAACCGAACGCCGAGTCCCTACAGTTGGCGAGTCTTCGACGTCACTTTGAATGGCCATGACTTCTTCCGGAGCCTCAACGTCTCCACTGATGGAGTAATGGTGTTTGGCGCGCAGTGGTCACTCTCAGGGAAGGTGGAGATCGTGATGTCCCCCAGCAACGATTCTCCGGTTGGGCCAGTGATCAATGCAGGGGAGATCTTTCAAGTTGTGCCTTTTGGTGATAGAACTCTCACTAGAGAGG TGATTGCAATGGAGGAACTGGCAAGAAGCCTGAAGAACCCCCCACCAGATTGGACTGGTGATCCATGCTTGCCCAGGGAGCACTCTTGGACTGGAGTGCTTTGCTCTCAAGATAGTACCAACAGAGTAGTTGCACT GAACCTCACAAACTTTGGCCTTTCAGGAACATTGCCCAATAGCATCGACAACTTAACTGCCCTAGCAAACAT TTGGCTCTCTGGGAACAAATTGTACGGTCCAATTCCAAAATTGAGTTCTCTGAAgaatttggtttcttt GCATCTGCAAGACAATGAGTTCAGTGGACCGATTCCATCTTCGTTAGGGGAGCTTCCAAGCATCAAAGAGAT ATATCTCCAGAACAACCAACTTACCGGACCTGTTCCGGACGATCTGAAGAAGAAAACTGGGGTCGACATCAA GATTCAACCTGGGAACCAGATACAATGA